In Acidobacteriota bacterium, one genomic interval encodes:
- a CDS encoding multidrug effflux MFS transporter: MAGLTFVLAALSWLGPFSIDTYLPSIPAIGESLGAPTAAVQQTMTAFLFVFALMSLWHGAISDAYGRKRLTLLSLALFFAASVGCALSTSVQALMVFRALQGATAGAGMIIGRAVVRDLFDGAAAQRLMSHVATIFTIAPVMGPVLGGWFQVWFGWRSIFVFMAAMAAFLFLSSWKFLPETLPAEKRQKLNAGYLARSYWKVMTQPAFLMASASLSLIGAGFFIYIVGAPVFLMEHLGLRETQFLYLFFPMAVGMVIGAWISGRCAGRLSGGKTILVGYVVMSVAALANLALNLLLPPMLPWTLLPLFVYVTGMSIAMPSLTLLTLDLFPSQRGLAASCQGFLALGGNSAVSAFVALVWGTTLSLALTMVTMLALGVATILLYAWFMKRAAPAEQG; the protein is encoded by the coding sequence ATGGCGGGGCTGACCTTCGTCCTGGCCGCCCTGTCCTGGCTGGGGCCCTTTTCGATCGACACCTACCTGCCGTCGATCCCCGCGATCGGCGAGAGCCTCGGCGCCCCGACGGCGGCCGTGCAGCAGACGATGACGGCCTTTCTCTTCGTTTTCGCCCTCATGTCGCTCTGGCACGGCGCCATCAGCGACGCCTACGGCCGCAAGCGCCTGACCCTCCTCTCGCTCGCGCTCTTTTTCGCCGCCTCGGTCGGCTGCGCCCTCTCCACCAGCGTCCAGGCGCTCATGGTCTTCCGCGCGCTGCAGGGGGCCACGGCGGGGGCGGGGATGATCATCGGGCGCGCGGTGGTGCGCGACCTCTTCGACGGGGCGGCGGCCCAGCGGCTGATGTCGCACGTCGCGACGATCTTCACCATCGCCCCGGTCATGGGCCCGGTGCTGGGGGGGTGGTTCCAGGTCTGGTTCGGCTGGCGCTCGATCTTCGTCTTCATGGCCGCGATGGCGGCCTTTCTCTTCTTGAGCTCCTGGAAGTTCCTCCCCGAGACCCTCCCGGCCGAAAAGCGGCAGAAACTGAACGCGGGCTACCTGGCCCGCTCCTACTGGAAGGTGATGACCCAGCCGGCCTTCCTGATGGCGAGCGCCTCGCTCTCCCTGATCGGCGCCGGCTTTTTCATCTACATCGTGGGCGCCCCGGTCTTCCTGATGGAGCACCTGGGGCTCCGGGAGACGCAGTTTCTCTATCTCTTCTTCCCGATGGCGGTCGGGATGGTGATCGGCGCCTGGATCTCCGGGCGCTGCGCCGGGCGCCTCTCGGGGGGGAAGACGATCCTGGTCGGCTACGTCGTGATGAGCGTGGCGGCGCTCGCGAACCTCGCGCTCAACCTCCTCCTCCCCCCCATGCTCCCCTGGACCCTCCTGCCCCTGTTCGTCTACGTGACGGGGATGTCGATCGCGATGCCGAGCCTGACGCTCCTCACCCTCGACCTCTTCCCCAGCCAGCGGGGCCTGGCCGCCTCCTGCCAGGGGTTTCTGGCGCTCGGGGGGAACTCGGCCGTCTCCGCCTTCGTGGCGCTGGTCTGGGGCACGACCCTGTCGCTCGCCCTCACGATGGTGACGATGCTGGCGCTGGGGGTGGCGACCATCCTCCTCTACGCCTGGTTCATGAAGAGGGCGGCGCCGGCGGAGCAGGGCTGA
- the radA gene encoding DNA repair protein RadA, with the protein MEKKSSVFECQNCGYTSPKWLGRCPDCGGWNSLVEERRPRGQAPAGGGPAARPARLGDISTEAVPRIDTRNPEFNRTLGGGIVPGSLILLGGEPGVGKSTLLLEIARNLEGEGVRVLYASGEESMQQIRLRADRLGERAEGAPAAGAGEIYLLADSSLEGILAAVEEVRPGALVVDSVQTACSGSLESAPGSVGQVRHVAMTLLNLAKRTGIPVFLIGHVTKDGAIAGPKALEHIVDVVLYFEGEGRRNHRIVRAVKNRFGAANEVGIFEMTSRGLVPAANPSGLFLPDRELSAGSSVICAMEGTRPLLVEIQALVVATQYSTARRVADGVNYNRISVLVAMLEKRLGVQMTGSDIYVNTAGGLEVDEPAADLGLFAAILGSLRNRPLTPGTVLVGELSLSGDVRPVPQAPLRVREAAAMGFSRVLLPAGNLPLVDPVGGIGLVPIGTVAELAELIFP; encoded by the coding sequence ATGGAAAAGAAGAGCTCCGTTTTCGAGTGTCAGAACTGCGGCTACACCTCCCCCAAGTGGCTGGGGCGCTGCCCCGACTGCGGCGGCTGGAACTCCCTGGTGGAGGAGCGCCGCCCGCGCGGGCAGGCGCCGGCGGGCGGGGGGCCCGCGGCGAGGCCCGCGCGCCTGGGCGACATCTCCACCGAAGCGGTCCCCCGCATCGACACCCGCAACCCGGAGTTCAACCGCACCCTCGGGGGGGGGATCGTCCCCGGGTCCCTCATCCTCCTCGGCGGGGAGCCGGGGGTCGGCAAATCGACCCTCCTGCTCGAGATCGCCCGCAATCTCGAGGGGGAAGGGGTGCGCGTGCTCTACGCCTCGGGGGAGGAGTCGATGCAGCAGATCCGGCTCCGGGCCGACCGGCTCGGGGAGCGGGCGGAAGGCGCGCCCGCGGCCGGCGCCGGGGAGATCTACCTCCTGGCGGACTCGAGCCTCGAGGGGATCCTCGCGGCCGTGGAGGAGGTCCGGCCGGGAGCCCTGGTCGTCGACTCGGTGCAGACGGCGTGCTCCGGGTCGCTCGAATCGGCGCCCGGGAGCGTGGGGCAGGTGCGCCACGTCGCCATGACGCTGCTCAACCTCGCCAAGCGGACCGGCATCCCCGTCTTCCTCATCGGCCACGTCACCAAGGACGGCGCCATCGCGGGACCGAAGGCGCTCGAGCACATCGTCGACGTCGTCCTCTATTTCGAGGGGGAGGGACGGCGCAACCACCGCATCGTCCGGGCGGTGAAGAACCGCTTCGGGGCGGCCAACGAGGTCGGCATCTTCGAGATGACCTCCCGCGGCCTGGTCCCGGCCGCCAACCCCTCCGGCCTCTTTCTCCCCGACCGGGAGCTTTCGGCCGGCAGCTCGGTCATCTGCGCGATGGAGGGGACGCGGCCGCTCCTGGTCGAAATCCAGGCGCTGGTGGTCGCCACCCAGTACAGCACGGCGCGCCGCGTCGCCGACGGCGTCAACTACAACCGGATCTCGGTCCTGGTGGCGATGCTCGAAAAGCGGCTGGGAGTGCAGATGACGGGGAGCGACATCTACGTCAACACCGCCGGGGGGCTCGAGGTGGACGAGCCCGCGGCCGACCTCGGCCTCTTCGCCGCCATCCTCGGCAGCCTGCGCAACCGCCCGCTGACCCCCGGGACCGTGCTCGTGGGGGAACTGAGCCTGTCGGGCGACGTGCGCCCCGTCCCCCAGGCCCCCCTGAGGGTGCGCGAGGCGGCGGCCATGGGTTTCTCCCGCGTCCTCCTCCCCGCGGGGAACCTCCCCCTCGTCGACCCCGTCGGCGGCATCGGGCTCGTGCCGATCGGGACGGTGGCGGAGCTCGCCGAGCTGATCTTCCCCTGA
- a CDS encoding alpha-N-arabinofuranosidase, giving the protein MLRKSRRTFLKNASLAGAALAAGRLPAGRAAAAAPPSGAGARIYVDPAQKIAPLDRRVFGSFIEHLGRAVYGGVYEPGSPLSDARGYRRDVLEEIKKMRVPAIRYPGGNFVSGYNWLDGVGPREKRPVVLDRAWNTIEPNQFGTDEFMEWCRLVGTEPVMGLNLGTGSAEMAAALVEYCNQEKGTKWSELRRAHGIEKPHNVRYWCIGNEMDGPWQIGHMPAREYGLKARDAAQQMRMVDPSLRLIACGSSSPGMGTYLEWDREILEECYDMVDGLSLHCYYRNDAEETGAAGDTARFLSFNLEMEEQIREVAGVCDYVRARKRSRKRLWLSFDEWNVWYRERGGDGKRQRAPRLLEEVYNLEDALLVGGFLNSLMRSADRVHIACLAQLVNVIAPLVTSPKGLLRQSTYYPYLWALEQARGEVLDLAVESPAYQVAGKGAVPYLDASCTLDSQGNTSSLFLLNRDLEKAREVEIVWRDAAPRAVKSARVLTGDDLKAVNTFEAPTRVAPRELAPPRPGSKMTLELPPRSYAALEFKL; this is encoded by the coding sequence ATGTTGCGAAAATCCCGACGCACCTTTCTCAAGAACGCTTCCCTGGCCGGCGCCGCCCTGGCCGCCGGGCGCCTCCCCGCGGGCCGCGCCGCCGCGGCCGCTCCGCCTTCGGGCGCCGGAGCCCGGATCTACGTCGACCCGGCGCAGAAGATCGCGCCGCTCGACCGCCGGGTGTTCGGCTCCTTCATCGAGCACCTCGGCCGGGCGGTCTACGGCGGCGTCTACGAGCCGGGCTCCCCCCTTTCGGACGCCCGCGGCTACCGCCGCGACGTCCTCGAAGAGATCAAAAAAATGCGGGTGCCGGCCATCCGCTACCCGGGGGGGAACTTCGTCTCCGGCTACAACTGGCTCGACGGGGTCGGGCCGCGCGAGAAGCGGCCGGTGGTCCTCGACCGCGCCTGGAACACGATCGAGCCCAACCAGTTCGGGACCGACGAGTTCATGGAGTGGTGCCGGCTGGTCGGGACCGAGCCGGTCATGGGGCTGAACCTGGGGACCGGCAGCGCCGAGATGGCCGCCGCCCTGGTCGAGTACTGCAACCAGGAAAAGGGGACCAAATGGAGCGAGCTGCGGCGGGCGCACGGGATCGAGAAGCCGCACAACGTCCGCTACTGGTGTATCGGCAACGAGATGGACGGCCCCTGGCAGATCGGCCACATGCCCGCCCGGGAGTATGGCCTGAAGGCGCGCGACGCCGCGCAGCAGATGCGCATGGTCGATCCGTCGCTCCGGCTGATCGCCTGCGGCTCGAGCAGCCCCGGGATGGGCACCTACCTCGAGTGGGACCGGGAGATCCTGGAAGAATGCTACGACATGGTCGACGGGCTCTCCCTTCACTGCTACTACCGGAACGACGCCGAGGAGACGGGGGCGGCCGGGGACACGGCCAGATTTCTCTCCTTCAACCTCGAAATGGAAGAGCAGATCCGGGAAGTGGCCGGGGTGTGCGACTACGTGCGCGCGCGCAAGCGCTCGCGTAAACGGCTCTGGCTCTCCTTCGACGAGTGGAACGTCTGGTACCGCGAGCGCGGCGGGGACGGGAAGCGGCAAAGAGCGCCGCGCCTCCTCGAAGAGGTCTATAACCTCGAAGACGCGCTCCTGGTCGGGGGCTTCCTCAACTCCCTCATGCGCTCGGCCGACCGGGTCCACATCGCCTGCCTGGCGCAGCTGGTCAACGTCATCGCCCCCCTGGTCACCAGCCCCAAGGGCCTGTTGCGCCAGAGCACCTACTACCCCTACCTCTGGGCGCTCGAGCAGGCGCGGGGGGAGGTGCTCGACCTGGCCGTGGAGTCCCCGGCCTACCAGGTGGCGGGGAAGGGGGCGGTCCCCTATCTCGACGCCTCCTGCACCCTCGACAGCCAAGGCAATACCAGCTCCCTCTTCCTATTAAACCGCGACCTCGAGAAGGCGCGCGAAGTGGAAATCGTCTGGCGCGACGCCGCCCCGCGCGCGGTCAAAAGCGCCCGGGTCCTGACCGGCGACGACCTCAAGGCGGTCAACACCTTCGAGGCCCCGACCCGGGTGGCGCCGCGGGAGCTGGCGCCGCCGCGGCCGGGATCCAAAATGACGCTCGAACTCCCCCCGCGCTCCTACGCGGCGCTGGAGTTCAAACTCTAG
- a CDS encoding sigma-54-dependent Fis family transcriptional regulator, which produces MGAKKNPGTRVLVVDDEPAMREVLELRLAGWGFEVRTASDGAEGKELAESFQPDLVISDVVMPRMTGMELLESLRAGDPDRPVLLVTAQATVDLAVEAMKRGARDFITKPIDYPKLRTILEKVQEEIAERRESRRLAAELERGAGFGEFVGAGRGMREVYALIGTVASSDAGVILTGESGTGKELAARTIHRLSARAEGPFVAVNSSAIPENLMESEMFGHERGAFTGATGVHAGCFERAHRGTLLLDEIAEMPLALQPKLLRVLEDQKVRRVGGGREFAVDVRVLAATNREPREAVESGKLREDLFYRLNVFTITLPPLRERREDIPLLAQAFIARFNEKHNARVESCKGETMELLAAYAWPGNVRELKNVMERAVILARGPWIEPSHLPPYMLGPAGGKPGLVLRPGATAAEAEKELILGTLRQTGNNKAEAARRLGLDVKTIRNKLKSYGMN; this is translated from the coding sequence ATGGGTGCGAAGAAGAATCCCGGAACCAGGGTCCTGGTCGTCGACGACGAGCCCGCCATGCGGGAGGTGCTCGAGCTGCGCCTGGCCGGGTGGGGGTTCGAGGTGCGCACCGCCTCCGACGGGGCCGAGGGGAAGGAGCTGGCCGAATCGTTCCAGCCCGACCTCGTCATCTCCGACGTCGTCATGCCCCGGATGACGGGGATGGAGCTGCTCGAGAGCCTCCGGGCCGGGGACCCCGACCGCCCCGTCCTCCTGGTCACGGCGCAGGCGACGGTCGACCTGGCGGTGGAGGCGATGAAGCGGGGGGCGCGCGATTTCATCACCAAGCCGATCGATTACCCCAAGCTCCGGACGATCCTGGAGAAGGTGCAGGAGGAGATCGCGGAGCGGCGGGAATCGCGCCGCCTGGCGGCCGAGCTCGAGCGGGGGGCGGGCTTCGGCGAGTTCGTCGGCGCCGGGCGGGGGATGCGGGAGGTGTACGCCCTGATCGGGACGGTGGCCTCGAGCGACGCCGGGGTGATCCTCACCGGGGAGAGCGGGACCGGCAAGGAGCTGGCGGCCCGGACCATCCACCGGCTGAGCGCGCGAGCCGAGGGCCCCTTCGTCGCCGTCAACTCGAGCGCCATCCCGGAAAACCTGATGGAGAGCGAGATGTTCGGCCACGAGCGGGGGGCCTTCACCGGGGCCACCGGGGTCCACGCCGGCTGCTTCGAACGCGCCCACCGCGGCACCCTCCTGCTCGACGAGATCGCCGAGATGCCCCTCGCCCTGCAGCCGAAGCTGTTGCGGGTGCTCGAGGACCAGAAGGTGCGGCGGGTCGGGGGCGGCCGGGAGTTCGCCGTCGACGTGCGCGTGCTGGCCGCCACCAACCGGGAGCCGCGCGAGGCGGTGGAGAGCGGGAAGCTGCGGGAGGACCTCTTCTACCGCCTGAACGTCTTCACGATCACTCTCCCCCCCCTGCGCGAGCGCAGGGAGGACATCCCGCTTTTGGCCCAGGCCTTCATCGCCCGGTTCAACGAAAAGCACAACGCCCGGGTCGAGTCGTGCAAGGGGGAGACGATGGAGCTGCTCGCCGCCTACGCCTGGCCCGGCAACGTGCGCGAGCTCAAGAACGTGATGGAGCGCGCCGTCATCCTGGCCCGGGGGCCCTGGATCGAACCCTCGCACCTCCCCCCCTACATGCTGGGGCCGGCCGGGGGGAAACCGGGCCTCGTCCTGCGCCCCGGGGCCACCGCCGCCGAGGCGGAGAAGGAGCTGATCCTCGGCACCCTGCGGCAGACGGGAAACAACAAGGCCGAGGCCGCCCGCCGCCTGGGGCTCGACGTCAAGACGATCCGCAACAAGCTCAAGAGCTACGGCATGAACTGA
- a CDS encoding NAD-dependent deacylase — MARMNDPSESAISLIRAARRIVAFSGAGISTEAGIPDFRSPRGVYSNSDALEWLSASGFRRDPAAFYRASMGLFSTIARAAPTDAHRLLVRLEELGKVEAVVTQNIDGLHAAAGSSNVFELHGTWRTGRCSECGAFHSMAPLYEKILRGETDAPGCSLCSAPVRPDIVLFEELLPVEAWQGAVAAVGRCDLMLVLGSSLVVYPAAELPMMAVSAGAKLAIVNLEETSCDRAAAAVVRGRLGEFARAALAAFSPAPPAPPSS, encoded by the coding sequence ATGGCACGCATGAACGACCCGAGCGAGAGCGCCATCAGCCTGATCCGCGCCGCGCGCCGCATCGTCGCCTTTTCCGGGGCGGGGATCAGCACCGAGGCGGGGATCCCCGATTTCCGGAGCCCCCGGGGGGTCTACTCCAACTCCGACGCCCTGGAGTGGCTCTCGGCCTCCGGTTTCCGCCGCGACCCGGCCGCCTTCTACCGCGCCAGCATGGGCCTCTTCTCCACCATCGCGCGCGCCGCGCCGACCGACGCCCACCGCCTGCTGGTGCGCCTGGAGGAGCTGGGGAAGGTCGAGGCCGTCGTCACCCAGAACATCGACGGGCTGCACGCGGCCGCCGGCTCCTCGAACGTGTTCGAGCTGCACGGCACCTGGCGCACCGGGCGCTGCAGCGAATGCGGCGCCTTTCACAGCATGGCGCCCCTGTACGAGAAGATCCTCCGGGGGGAGACCGACGCCCCGGGGTGCAGTCTCTGCTCCGCCCCGGTCCGGCCCGACATCGTCCTGTTCGAGGAGCTCCTCCCGGTCGAGGCCTGGCAGGGGGCGGTCGCGGCGGTCGGCCGCTGCGACCTGATGCTGGTGCTCGGCTCCTCGCTCGTGGTCTACCCGGCGGCCGAACTGCCGATGATGGCGGTCTCGGCGGGGGCGAAGCTCGCCATCGTCAACCTGGAGGAGACCTCCTGCGATCGCGCCGCCGCCGCCGTGGTGCGCGGCCGGCTGGGGGAGTTCGCCCGCGCGGCCCTGGCCGCGTTCAGCCCTGCTCCGCCGGCGCCGCCCTCTTCATGA
- a CDS encoding TRAM domain-containing protein, translating into MDLWIIRVFLFAAILISGFYVRPFGPNLYLTFVFGIVFGLVILFVEYRIRALSLKTLLGGAVGSLLGIIGASLVSLVVGRMNFVHPQTETFVQILILILMTYIGMLSGAGKGEFLDLTSLGGIFTDSALRKSCKILDTSVIIDGRIADICKTGFLEGTLVAPHFVLRELQQIADSADSAKRNRGRRGLDVLEKIKSAPGVSVQIVEKDFPEVKEVDLKLIELAKDMGAKIVTNDFNLNKVSQLRGVDVLNINELANALKPVVLPGETMKVFILKEGKEYNQGVAYLDDGTMVVVDNARRMIGKTIATQVTSVLQTTAGKMIFGRFPEEAEPGSRQERRSYDRGGTVARFSNGEDEKERLKER; encoded by the coding sequence ATGGATCTCTGGATCATCCGGGTTTTTCTCTTCGCCGCCATCCTGATAAGCGGTTTCTACGTGCGCCCCTTCGGGCCCAATCTTTACCTGACCTTCGTCTTCGGCATTGTTTTCGGGCTCGTCATTCTCTTTGTTGAGTACCGCATCCGCGCGCTCTCCCTGAAAACCCTGCTGGGGGGGGCGGTCGGTTCGCTTCTGGGCATCATCGGCGCGAGCCTCGTCAGCCTCGTCGTCGGGCGGATGAACTTCGTCCACCCCCAGACCGAAACCTTCGTGCAGATCCTCATCCTCATCCTGATGACCTACATCGGGATGCTCTCGGGGGCCGGCAAGGGGGAATTCCTCGACCTCACCTCGCTCGGGGGGATCTTCACCGACAGCGCCCTGCGCAAGTCGTGCAAGATCCTCGACACCAGCGTCATCATCGACGGCCGCATCGCCGACATCTGCAAGACCGGTTTTCTGGAGGGGACGCTGGTCGCCCCCCATTTCGTGCTGCGCGAGCTGCAGCAGATCGCCGACAGCGCCGACAGCGCCAAGCGCAACCGCGGCCGGCGCGGGCTGGACGTGCTCGAGAAGATCAAGTCCGCCCCCGGGGTGTCGGTGCAGATCGTCGAAAAGGACTTCCCCGAGGTCAAGGAAGTGGACCTCAAGCTGATCGAACTGGCCAAGGACATGGGAGCCAAGATCGTCACCAACGACTTCAACCTCAACAAGGTGTCGCAGCTGAGGGGGGTCGACGTCCTGAACATCAACGAGCTGGCCAACGCGCTCAAGCCCGTCGTCCTCCCCGGCGAGACGATGAAGGTGTTCATCCTGAAGGAGGGGAAGGAGTACAACCAGGGGGTGGCCTACCTCGACGACGGGACGATGGTGGTGGTCGACAACGCCCGCCGCATGATCGGCAAGACCATCGCCACCCAGGTCACCTCGGTGCTGCAGACGACGGCGGGGAAGATGATCTTCGGGCGCTTCCCCGAGGAGGCGGAACCGGGCTCCCGGCAGGAGCGCCGTTCCTATGACCGCGGCGGGACGGTCGCGCGCTTCAGCAACGGCGAAGACGAGAAAGAACGCCTGAAGGAACGGTAG
- the yqeC gene encoding putative selenium-dependent hydroxylase accessory protein YqeC: MSTTAGMSLADALGVGPGAVVSLVGGGGKTTAMFRLARELAARGLRVVTTTSTHISREQVALSPAVVATGALSALGPLLDRHGQCLVAGAPDDRDRVFGSPPEEIALLAARADVDVLVIEADGSRSLPFKAPAEHEPVVHPLTTHLVPVAGLDILGAPLDEEHVHRARHAAALAGVPEGVPVTEEIVARVLAHPLGGGKGRPAGALLAPLVNRADDEGAAARGREILGRLVRLPGVDCALLCSMLRPDPVLERREKVK, from the coding sequence ATGAGCACAACTGCAGGGATGTCGCTGGCCGACGCCCTCGGCGTGGGACCGGGCGCGGTGGTCTCGCTGGTGGGGGGCGGGGGGAAGACCACGGCCATGTTCCGCCTGGCCCGGGAACTGGCCGCGCGGGGGCTCCGGGTGGTGACCACGACCAGCACCCACATCAGCCGGGAGCAGGTGGCGCTCTCCCCCGCCGTCGTTGCCACCGGCGCCCTGTCCGCGCTGGGGCCGCTGCTGGACCGGCACGGGCAGTGCCTGGTGGCCGGGGCCCCCGACGACCGCGACCGGGTGTTCGGGTCGCCGCCGGAGGAGATCGCGCTGCTGGCCGCCCGCGCCGACGTCGACGTCCTCGTCATCGAGGCGGACGGGAGCCGCTCCCTCCCCTTCAAGGCGCCGGCGGAACACGAGCCGGTCGTGCACCCCCTGACGACGCACCTGGTCCCGGTCGCGGGCCTCGACATCCTGGGCGCGCCGCTCGACGAGGAGCACGTGCACCGGGCGCGCCACGCGGCCGCCCTGGCGGGGGTGCCCGAGGGGGTCCCCGTCACGGAAGAGATCGTGGCCCGGGTGCTGGCCCACCCGCTCGGGGGGGGAAAGGGGAGGCCGGCCGGCGCCCTCCTGGCGCCGCTGGTCAACCGGGCGGACGACGAAGGGGCCGCCGCGCGCGGCCGGGAGATCCTCGGGCGCCTCGTGCGCCTCCCGGGGGTGGACTGCGCCCTCCTCTGTTCGATGCTGCGGCCGGACCCCGTCCTCGAGCGGCGCGAAAAGGTGAAATAA
- a CDS encoding HAMP domain-containing histidine kinase → MKITTRISLGYLLLFLLLAVLVAYQVVTIGRMQAINRALSGVGSQNALVSLQALRDLDLVEEYARKSLALADPDYLGPLGEYRDDFERDLAELRGQAGSAGERGEIVRLAAGWNAFTRQLDARLARPAPGAPFPDSLQADMELLKAEARSVYQASLGAMRDQVEQSRAMGETAALVLWVSTLAVLVIGALVSFLIYRSISRPLAHLTEGTRAIAEGKFFYRLDTSRDDEFSQLARDFNTMTRRLDELDRLKKEFVSHVSHELKSPLASILETVQVLVEEIPGPVNERQRRLLELCRQSGVRLMAMIGDLLDLSRIEAGVIEYRLEPRELAPLLERAAAEIEVQARERRIDIVLSRPPEGLEAECDGDRLIQVVVNLLANAIRFAPEASTVRVELEAVDEPPPGVPDALRRELRGERYALVSVADSGPGIPAADREKVFEKFHQAKKGGKTAGEGVGLGLAISRTLVEAHRGAVWVEDNPGGGALFRVLLPALAGRPA, encoded by the coding sequence ATGAAGATCACGACACGCATCAGCCTGGGATACCTCCTGCTCTTCCTCCTCCTCGCCGTGCTGGTGGCGTACCAGGTGGTCACCATCGGCCGGATGCAGGCGATCAACCGCGCCCTTTCGGGCGTCGGCTCGCAGAACGCGCTGGTGTCGCTGCAGGCGCTGCGCGACCTCGACCTGGTGGAGGAGTACGCGCGCAAGTCGCTGGCCCTGGCCGACCCCGACTACCTCGGGCCGCTCGGGGAGTACCGGGACGATTTCGAGCGCGACCTGGCGGAACTCCGGGGGCAGGCGGGGTCGGCGGGGGAGCGGGGCGAGATCGTGCGCCTGGCCGCCGGGTGGAACGCGTTCACCCGCCAGCTCGACGCCCGCCTCGCCCGGCCGGCCCCGGGCGCCCCCTTCCCCGACTCGCTGCAGGCGGATATGGAACTGCTGAAGGCGGAGGCCCGCTCGGTCTACCAGGCCAGCCTCGGCGCCATGCGCGACCAGGTCGAGCAGTCGCGCGCCATGGGGGAGACGGCGGCGCTCGTGCTCTGGGTCTCCACCCTGGCCGTCCTCGTCATCGGCGCCCTGGTCTCCTTTCTGATCTACCGCTCCATCTCCCGGCCGCTCGCCCACCTGACGGAGGGGACGCGGGCCATCGCGGAGGGGAAGTTCTTCTACCGGCTCGACACCTCGCGCGACGACGAGTTTTCGCAGCTGGCGCGCGACTTCAACACCATGACGCGCCGGCTGGACGAGCTCGACCGGCTCAAGAAGGAGTTCGTGTCGCACGTGTCGCACGAACTGAAGTCCCCCCTGGCCTCCATCCTCGAGACCGTCCAGGTCCTCGTCGAGGAAATCCCCGGGCCGGTGAACGAAAGGCAGCGGCGGCTGCTCGAGCTCTGCCGGCAGAGCGGGGTGCGGCTGATGGCCATGATCGGCGACCTGCTGGACCTGTCGCGGATCGAGGCGGGGGTGATCGAGTACCGGCTCGAGCCGCGGGAGCTCGCCCCCCTCCTCGAGCGGGCGGCGGCCGAGATCGAGGTGCAGGCCCGGGAGCGCCGGATCGACATCGTGCTCTCCCGGCCCCCGGAGGGGCTCGAGGCGGAGTGCGACGGCGACCGCCTGATCCAGGTGGTCGTCAACCTCCTCGCCAACGCCATCCGCTTCGCCCCCGAAGCCTCCACCGTCCGCGTGGAGCTCGAGGCCGTCGACGAGCCCCCCCCGGGCGTCCCGGACGCGCTCCGGCGCGAGCTGCGGGGGGAGCGCTACGCCCTGGTTTCGGTCGCCGACTCCGGCCCCGGCATCCCCGCGGCGGACCGGGAGAAGGTGTTCGAAAAGTTCCACCAGGCAAAAAAAGGGGGGAAAACCGCCGGCGAAGGGGTAGGATTGGGGCTGGCGATCAGCCGGACCCTGGTCGAGGCCCATCGCGGCGCCGTCTGGGTGGAGGACAATCCGGGGGGGGGAGCCCTCTTCCGCGTCCTCCTCCCGGCGCTGGCGGGCCGCCCGGCGTGA
- the bamD gene encoding outer membrane protein assembly factor BamD, which translates to MHPSALRSPCLLLLLGLLLPLPACHKKAPAPTPAPAAPASAPAAAPEAIIPEPPEPAPEEAPEPGPGEASEPTLLEVGAAQFQAGDYALASQSLEAFLLEHPKSPGREHALYLLGLSRAVAQDSGRDLVQAEAALRRLIAEFPQSAYRRQAEYVLRLHARIDRLKAEAGEREERIRRLEEELERLKAIDLGRKPGRIGLPE; encoded by the coding sequence ATGCACCCGTCCGCCCTTCGAAGCCCGTGCCTCCTCCTGCTCCTCGGGCTCCTGCTGCCGCTCCCCGCCTGCCACAAAAAGGCGCCTGCGCCGACGCCTGCGCCGGCTGCGCCGGCTTCGGCGCCGGCCGCGGCGCCCGAGGCCATCATCCCCGAGCCGCCCGAACCCGCCCCGGAGGAAGCGCCCGAACCCGGACCCGGGGAGGCGTCCGAGCCCACGCTCCTCGAGGTGGGGGCGGCGCAGTTCCAGGCGGGGGACTACGCCCTGGCCTCGCAATCGCTGGAAGCCTTCCTGCTCGAGCACCCGAAATCGCCCGGCCGGGAGCACGCCCTCTACCTCCTCGGCCTCTCCCGCGCCGTGGCGCAGGACTCCGGGCGCGACCTCGTGCAGGCCGAGGCGGCGCTGCGGCGCCTCATCGCCGAGTTCCCGCAGAGCGCCTACCGCCGGCAGGCGGAGTACGTGCTCCGGCTCCACGCCCGGATCGACCGGCTGAAGGCGGAGGCGGGGGAGCGGGAGGAGCGGATCCGCCGGCTCGAGGAGGAGCTGGAGCGGCTGAAGGCGATCGACCTCGGGCGCAAGCCGGGGAGGATCGGCCTTCCCGAGTGA